A genomic window from Ignavibacteria bacterium includes:
- a CDS encoding T9SS type A sorting domain-containing protein translates to MKKIFLYFFIILFYLIVTNNSHSNYTTPNSSVSWNLNDLVTNSGGVVTFSSGTYFVNDTLTVSSSDTLKILTNATVKFAFNVIFFVNGTLIVNPADSVKFTSIDTTQKFMDVRLDDQSDASVINKLIFEYSYNGFRMLDSSPIIENSIFRFNCNGNTTTSTAISLFRSNVTIRNCKIYRNYRVGIAGGTNIANAPQILNNEIFENNILNGNVPQINLGTTGSTTAIIRGNLITGGNSIQTGAIAVAASLGGTINVIIENNVIKRNRYGITIQAGVSNAIIRGNIIDTNNIQNSPNLGGSGINIVGSGVTAIVSKNYIRGNLWGITTQQRANLILGDLSNSDTNYIGLNQIYGNHNSGIFYDLYNNTINPIKAENNYWGTTNIDTVEAHIVHQPDNDSGFVDYLPIWTLTGISPINTEIPSKYMLYDAYPNPFNPETNIRFDIPESGNVKITVYDLTGREIDVLFDQFVNSGKYEIKFNGESYSSGVYFYSIRTDKFANTKKLVLVK, encoded by the coding sequence ATGAAAAAAATTTTTCTGTATTTTTTTATTATTCTTTTTTATTTGATTGTAACGAATAATTCACATTCAAATTATACAACCCCCAACTCTTCAGTCAGCTGGAATTTGAATGACCTTGTTACAAATTCAGGCGGTGTTGTAACATTTTCATCCGGTACATACTTTGTAAATGATACTTTAACGGTATCATCATCTGATACACTGAAAATACTAACAAATGCGACAGTAAAATTTGCTTTTAATGTCATTTTTTTTGTAAACGGAACACTTATTGTAAATCCGGCAGATTCAGTAAAGTTCACTTCCATTGATACCACGCAGAAGTTCATGGATGTAAGGCTAGATGACCAAAGTGATGCCAGCGTTATCAATAAACTGATCTTTGAATATAGTTACAACGGCTTCAGGATGTTGGATTCAAGTCCGATTATAGAAAACAGCATTTTCAGATTTAACTGTAATGGCAATACAACAACATCAACAGCTATAAGTCTATTCAGATCAAATGTAACAATCAGAAATTGTAAAATCTACAGGAATTACCGCGTAGGTATAGCAGGTGGCACTAACATTGCAAATGCACCGCAGATATTGAACAATGAAATATTTGAAAACAATATCTTAAACGGTAATGTACCTCAGATCAATCTGGGTACAACAGGCTCAACTACAGCTATTATAAGAGGAAATTTGATCACTGGCGGTAACTCAATTCAGACAGGCGCTATAGCCGTTGCTGCATCATTAGGCGGTACAATAAATGTAATCATAGAAAACAATGTAATAAAACGAAACAGGTATGGCATAACAATTCAAGCGGGAGTTAGTAATGCAATTATTCGGGGTAATATAATTGATACTAATAATATTCAGAACAGTCCCAACCTGGGCGGAAGCGGAATTAACATAGTCGGTTCGGGAGTTACCGCAATTGTTTCAAAAAATTATATCAGAGGAAACCTATGGGGCATTACAACCCAGCAACGGGCAAACCTCATACTTGGTGACTTATCTAACTCTGATACAAACTATATTGGACTGAATCAAATATATGGTAACCATAATTCAGGTATATTTTATGATCTGTATAACAACACTATTAATCCGATCAAAGCGGAAAATAATTACTGGGGCACAACCAATATTGATACCGTTGAGGCTCATATTGTACACCAGCCTGATAATGATTCCGGTTTTGTGGATTACCTGCCTATTTGGACACTGACAGGTATTTCGCCTATTAATACAGAAATTCCATCAAAGTATATGTTGTACGATGCTTATCCAAACCCATTTAATCCTGAAACAAATATCAGGTTTGATATTCCTGAATCCGGAAATGTCAAAATAACCGTGTATGATCTAACTGGGCGGGAAATTGATG
- a CDS encoding MFS transporter: MQESGSNNTASGSKNISAIVIVAALGYFVDIYDLILFSIVRISSLKSLGVTGDALLSDGVLLLNMQMAGMLIGGILWGVLGDKRGRISVLFGSIIMYSVANILNGFVMDVQQYAVLRVIAGIGLAGELGAGITLVSEVMSKESRGYGTTIVASVGILGAVVAALVADMFDWRTAYFVGGGMGLLLLFLRIGVYESGMFKNIKKDEISRGEFLHLFTNWSRFKKYVKCILIGAPLWFVVGILMTFSDAFAKQLGVEGVAPSKSVMFCYIGLAIGDLLSGYLSQYFKTRKKIIFIFILATNILIVVYLFFNNFGSFYFYTICLLLGVSCGYWAVFVTNASEQFGTNLRATVTTTVPNFVRGAVVPLTLLFQFLNPSTGIIYSAAIVAGIALVLAYFSAARLEETYSKDLDYIEMI; this comes from the coding sequence ATGCAAGAATCCGGTTCAAATAATACCGCTTCAGGCTCTAAAAATATATCAGCAATTGTGATAGTTGCCGCACTTGGTTACTTTGTTGATATATATGACCTGATATTATTCAGCATTGTAAGGATATCATCGCTTAAATCGCTTGGCGTTACCGGAGATGCCCTGCTCTCTGACGGTGTATTGCTGCTGAACATGCAAATGGCAGGAATGTTAATTGGGGGAATATTATGGGGAGTGCTTGGTGATAAGCGCGGAAGAATATCAGTTCTGTTTGGCTCAATTATAATGTATTCAGTTGCCAATATTTTGAATGGATTCGTTATGGATGTGCAGCAATATGCGGTGTTAAGGGTTATTGCAGGTATCGGACTTGCAGGCGAGCTTGGAGCCGGGATAACTCTCGTTAGTGAAGTAATGAGCAAGGAATCCCGCGGATACGGAACAACTATAGTAGCATCAGTTGGTATCCTAGGAGCAGTTGTGGCTGCGCTTGTTGCAGATATGTTTGACTGGAGAACTGCATATTTTGTCGGCGGTGGAATGGGTTTATTATTATTATTTCTCAGAATTGGTGTTTATGAATCAGGTATGTTTAAGAACATAAAGAAAGATGAAATAAGCCGGGGTGAGTTCCTGCACCTGTTCACAAACTGGAGCCGGTTTAAAAAATATGTAAAGTGTATCCTTATTGGAGCTCCGCTTTGGTTTGTTGTTGGGATACTTATGACATTCAGTGATGCTTTTGCCAAACAGCTTGGTGTTGAAGGTGTAGCTCCGTCTAAATCAGTGATGTTCTGTTACATTGGCCTTGCAATAGGAGACCTGTTGAGCGGGTATTTGAGCCAGTATTTTAAAACACGCAAAAAAATAATTTTTATCTTTATTCTTGCCACCAATATCCTGATAGTTGTTTACCTGTTCTTTAATAACTTCGGTTCTTTCTATTTCTATACAATATGCCTTTTGCTTGGGGTTAGCTGCGGTTACTGGGCTGTATTTGTTACCAACGCTTCGGAACAGTTTGGAACAAATCTGCGCGCAACAGTTACCACTACAGTACCGAATTTTGTGAGAGGGGCAGTAGTGCCTTTGACGCTGCTTTTCCAGTTCCTGAATCCTTCAACCGGGATAATTTATTCAGCGGCTATAGTTGCAGGTATTGCATTGGTCCTGGCTTACTTTTCAGCTGCAAGGCTTGAAGAAACTTACAGTAAAGACCTGGACTATATTGAAATGATTTAA